TGCCAGTCTTTTCGCGAAGCCTGCAAGCTGATTATGTTTGGTATCCCAGTAATAACCTTCATCGGGTTCAAATCTGATCACTGAAATACGGGGATCGTCTTTCCCTTCCGTGAACCAGGTTTTGAAAATAGGTTCCCAGAGCTCATCGATGAGTGCCTTGTCTGTACTGATGTATGCCTGACCATACAGCGTTACGAAATCTGAATAAGCGGATCCCTGGAACAGCAACTGAACCATTGGGTCTTCTTCGATCTGTTTATTCTTGTGGCTGTCGGTAGCACTGAGCAGCCAGCAGGTACCGTTTTCATCCACCTTCTGAACGGTCATCGGCCTGGGATTGAATGCGGAACCTGTTTTGATCCCGGTGCAGAAGAAACAGGTCTTCGCTTTTTCTATCAGCTCTTTGATCTTCTTTCCCGCTTCACGGCCCTGCAGGTCCTCATGATTATTTTCCTGTTGCTGGCGATTGATGCTGTCCATATGTTTTTTGAAGCAGGAGCAAAATTATCGTGCCAGGGAAATGGCTCCGGAAGGAATGCTCAGAAGACTGTCTCCCTGTGGAGTTTTGGAAGCGAATTCCCCATCAGCAAGAAAGGTAACTGTTGTATATTGTTATAAATATCGTTGAAGCTATGAGCGGAAATAAAGGATGGACCTATTTGATCGGGGGATGTTTGAGTATATGCTTCTTTGGGGCAGGATGTAATTCGGGTACACCAGAAAAAAAGATTGATAAGATATCTGCGGAAAATAAAGACAGTTTGCTTTCTGTAGAAGACATGAAGACAGACCTCGCCTTCCTCTGGACTGCTTTGCAGGAAATGCATCCGGGATTCGGAATCTATATCAGCGGAGACAGTCTTTTGGCAAAGTATGAAGATGCTGGTTCATCTCTGCGGGAACCAGGGACTGAAGATGATTTCATTTTACATGCATACCCTTTTTTGAGTGCGTTGGGTTGTGGCCATACCCAATTACTGCATTCGCTCAATTATCAACAGGCGCCTCAGCAAACAGCTTCCCTGCCTTTCGATGTATTGGTAAACAAACAAAATGCCTGGGTCACCAACAGCCGAATAAAGGAATTGACTACGGGCGATGAGATCATCAGTGTAAATGATATTCCCGTACCTGCGATCATTGAAGCAGGCAGTTCGCTTTATTGCGGAGATGGATATGTAAGCACATTTAAGGAACTGTTCCTGTCTGAGTATGGTGGATTCAGTGATGCCTGTGTGAAGCATTTTCATTTGAAGCCACCTTTCAGGGTTGTCATTTCCACTTCAGGCGGAATAACCAAAACAATAAGCGCAGGTGCGCCGGATACAAGTCTGGCAGAGAAGAAAAATGATCCTGAAAAATATGCCGGATGGGACAGGAGCGAAACCTCTGAAGGCACAGGTTTTTATATCCATAAGAACAATCGGATTGCGTTATTGGAAGTCAGGCAGCTTGTATACGGTGATACACTGGTCTATGAAAAATGCTTTGAAGAGATCTCGAAAAAGAATATCGGGAAACTGATACTGGATATGCGGCATAATGGAGGCGGCGATCTGCGCATCACCATTAAATTATTGTCCTACCTCATGAATGATGATTTCGGCATGATCAAAGACCTGTATTCACGAATTCCTGATCCTTCCTCCAGCGGGTTTGCAAGTTCGTTCGACAGTGGATTATCCAGGAATTTTGATCGCATCTGCATACCTGCACGGAAAGCAGGAGATGAATATCACAAGAATGCCAGTCCGGAATTCGGACAGGTGTTCAGTCCAATCGCAGCTGCAAAGACCAACCGGTTCAATGGGAAGTTGATAGTTCTCATTGATGGCGCCACTTTTTCTTCTGCTGCACTTTTTGTAGCTGCGCTTAAAGCCCAGCGCAACAATGTACAGTTTCTTGGAAGTGAAACTGCCGGTACAGAAGAGGGATGCAATGGTTTTGCCATGCAGATACTTACGCTGCCCAACACGGGGATCAGGGTACAATTTCCATTGTTGAGGGTGGAGTCTATGGCTAAGGCTCCGGTGCATGGAAGAGGTTTGATCCCGGACCATCCGGTAATATATACTCCGGCGGATATAGTGCAGGGAAATGATCCGGTGCTCAAAAAGGCAATGAATTTGATTAAGTGAAGTGAGGCGCATCAAAAGGATCATGGAGGAAGCTACCGGTTTCAAAACTGCTGATGGCATTGCTCCGGGAGTTTCACTGCCTGAAATAGAAAAGAAATATCAAATAAAACAGGTAGATGATCCTGTGGCAAGGAGCAAAGTATTACTGGTGTATGAGGGTATCAACAAAGGGATCATCTTTGATATCGATAGCATCAGTAAAACATGCAAGGCAATCTCAGTGCATAAAGCTGGCGATAGCGCATCCACTTATATCAACATGCATTAATGAAAGAGCTGCCAGCTTCCTCAGGTATGCGGTCTGCCGGCAGCTCCCGATTGAATGACTGCTATAAATTCAACTCCAGTCTCGCAAACACAAACCTGCCATTGTACCCGAACTGCGTAACCCTTCTGCTGTAGAGGAACTGACCATTAGTTGTGTTGTTGATGTTCTCTACTTTATCAGGATATACATCCAGGAGATTGTTGGAGCCGATACTGAGGCGCAGAGCGCGACTGATCCTGTAGCCGAGTGTAAGATCAGTGATCACCTTGCCGTCGTAGGTTTGGAAAAATAGCGGGTTATTGGTGGCTTCATCCACAGAGCCGAAATACACGTTGCGGAGGAAGACTGAAAATTTTCCGGTGGAGTAATTCAGAGACAGGTTCAGTTTTGTTCTCGGTACTGATTTTTCGAGATAGGTCCTGCTGGTCTGGCTGAAATAGATATTCTCTTTCCCTTTTAGTTTTTCCGATGCTTTGATGGGACCTACCTGGTGTGTGTTGGCCCAGGTGCCTGCCAGGTCTGCCCTGAGATTACCAGCTCCCAGTTTCATATTGTAAGTAAGTACAAGGTCCACACCTTTTGTTTCGCTGTTGATGGCATTGGCGAAGAAGGCCGCCTGGTTGGCATTGGCATTGCGCAGCAGCTCATAGATCTCGCGATCGATGGGAGAGGCGCCGGGCGCATTGCTTCCGGAGAAAAGATCGGTATAAACGATCCGGTCCGTGATGCGTGTGAAATAGCCGTCGATAGTAAGATTGAACCGGCCAAGTGTGCCCGTGAATCCTGCGCTGGCTGCAATGGATTTCTCAGGCTTGAGCTTTGGAATGCCCAGCAGTTCTGCAGGGCGGCTGTCGTTGGTGAAAGTGCCCACTTCGTAAGGAACACCATCCACAAAGAGTGTACTGGTATTGGAGTAGAAGCGCTGGTGTAAGGAAGGTGCCCGGAAGCCTGTGCTGACGGATCCCGGATACTCATGTTCCTGTTTAGCTTATACCTGGCCGTTAGTTTGCCATTGACGGTGCTTCCGAAATCATTGTAGTTTTCGAATCTGCCTGCAATGCCCATCAGGAATTTTTCCGTGAAACTGGCTTCCAGATCAACATACCCTGCGATGGCGCTACGTGTGGCATTCACGGCATTCTCAGGACGAAAACCGGGAAATACCTGCGCACCACCCGCACGTGCAGAGCCATCCGGACCGAATTTTGTATTGATATTTCCTTTCGGATCGGGAACGAGAATGTCTGAGCCATCCTGGCTCACGCCTATCTTTCGCGCGCGGCCATAATCAGTGTAAGAATTTTCTGCCCCTGCAATGAGCTGGTATCTTTCAAAGCGATGCTCGGCACCGAAGCCGATATCCAATCCTTCCAACACTTCGAAATGCCTGCTGAAATCCAGGTTGGTAGTGTTTTGTGTGAAAACCGGACCACCTGCGTTGAAGCGGGTGGGAGAAGCTTTTTCAAGCGATGCATTCAATGAATTTTCCACTCGGAAAATGAATTGGTTCTGTCCATAAGTATTGCTCACATCGGCCTTCCATTTCCCTACGTTTCCGCGGATACCGAATGCGAGTGATTTATCGTAAATATCGGAATGGATCTCGGGCAGAAATCCGAGCGGATAGATGTCGAGAATATTGCGGCTGTCCGATGGTAAACGATATACGCCTGCCGCTTGTCCGTTGCGATATCCGAGGCCTCCGAAAAAATAGAATTCTGCACCGCTTTCCATGGGGATATTCGCGTTGAGGAAGAGCTGACCGCTGCGAAGACGGCTCTGCCCCGCGCGCATGCGGATATCATCGCGGGTGATCTTGTTGGCGTTCAGGAAGCTGTCTGTTTTATCCACTGCACCAGGATAAGTGCGATAGATCGGGCCGATCCAGGGGCCGGAGCGATTGGTGTAATTCCTGTAATCATATGAGCCGCCGATATTGAGAAAGCCTCCGCGCTCACCCAGCGGGATACCATAGTTAAGACCTGTCTGAACCGTTTGGCCATCCAGGTTGTCGTCAGCTTTGGAAGTGTAATTTCCGCCAGTAGTAACGTTCACGTTCAACCGATTTACAGAGCTTTTCAAAATGATATTGATCACGCCTGCAATGGCATCGGAACCGTATTGCGCGGCAGCGCCATCGCGGAGGATCTCGATTCGGTCGATTGCTGAAGTAGGAATGGAGTTCATATCGGTGCCTACAGAGCCTCTGCCGAATGTGCCATTCACATTCAC
This portion of the Pseudobacter ginsenosidimutans genome encodes:
- a CDS encoding pyridoxamine 5'-phosphate oxidase family protein, producing MDSINRQQQENNHEDLQGREAGKKIKELIEKAKTCFFCTGIKTGSAFNPRPMTVQKVDENGTCWLLSATDSHKNKQIEEDPMVQLLFQGSAYSDFVTLYGQAYISTDKALIDELWEPIFKTWFTEGKDDPRISVIRFEPDEGYYWDTKHNQLAGFAKRLAGAIMGKTLDDSIEGQLST
- a CDS encoding S41 family peptidase, whose product is MLSVEDMKTDLAFLWTALQEMHPGFGIYISGDSLLAKYEDAGSSLREPGTEDDFILHAYPFLSALGCGHTQLLHSLNYQQAPQQTASLPFDVLVNKQNAWVTNSRIKELTTGDEIISVNDIPVPAIIEAGSSLYCGDGYVSTFKELFLSEYGGFSDACVKHFHLKPPFRVVISTSGGITKTISAGAPDTSLAEKKNDPEKYAGWDRSETSEGTGFYIHKNNRIALLEVRQLVYGDTLVYEKCFEEISKKNIGKLILDMRHNGGGDLRITIKLLSYLMNDDFGMIKDLYSRIPDPSSSGFASSFDSGLSRNFDRICIPARKAGDEYHKNASPEFGQVFSPIAAAKTNRFNGKLIVLIDGATFSSAALFVAALKAQRNNVQFLGSETAGTEEGCNGFAMQILTLPNTGIRVQFPLLRVESMAKAPVHGRGLIPDHPVIYTPADIVQGNDPVLKKAMNLIK